The segment GCTTGTCCAGATTCACCCCGCGTCCGAACCAACCCCACTCTCCCCTATGTTTGATTAGTCATATCTTCCCGTACATGCGACGTGTTTTTGAGGTACTACCttaaattaggtttttttttcaagaccacACCGCCGTtcaatgacaaaaaataaacgttcaaatggggataagttCATTTATTAGACAGATAAAGCAGATACAAAAATCTGTATATTTTGACCACATATACAGTGATTGTCGTCATCAGATATACTtcagtattaaaattaaaactaacatttatacagaaaaaaaataataacctaCGGTTATCTGATAGTTACATTAGTCACATCTCCCCGTTTATACGACGTATTTTCGACataataccttaaattaggttTTCTTTTCAGAGCAGAATAATAACTTACGGTTATCTGATAGTTATATACTTCATTAGTCACATGTCCCCATATATACGACGTAATACCTTagattaggtttttttttccaaccacACCGCCTTTTGGtgacaaaaaaagttaaatgttCAAATGGGGATTAGTCCGTTTATTAGACGGGTAAAGCAGATACAAAAGTATGTATATTTCGACCACATATACAGCAATCGTCTTCAGCAGATATACTcaagtattaaaattaaaactattatatTTATACAGACCAAAATAATAACTTACGGTTATCTGATAGCTATAAACTTGATTAGTCACATCTCCCCATATATACCACGCATTTTCgacgtaataccttaaattaggtgttttttttaatttataatatatatatatatatatatatatatatatatatatatatatatgtatatttttttatatatatatatatatatatatatatatatatatatatatatatatatatatatatatatatatatatatatatatatatatatatatatatatatatatatatatatatatatacatatatattggTTATTCACTTTTCTGGATTCCGTCATAGGTCATCTTGTGTTCTTACTAACAGCACccatttgtatattttgttgtttttccataATGTCTTATATCACACTCTATCTTTGTTACAGATCAATGGGGAGCGTTTCTACACCTACAAAGTGGACATTTATTCCctaggaattattttttttgagcTTCTCGTGGCAGCACAACTTGCTGCCACGTGGCAGTACGACTTGGAATTGAAGCAGATAAAGTTCCCAGCACTATTTTCCAAATACCATCCCAAAGAGGTGTGTCTCTATACTCTACAAAATTTTAGGATGTGTGATTTCTCATATTGGCTAAGTATTATGTTTGAGCATATCCTTGATCCAAAACTTAACAATCTAACTAACCAAACTTTCCGCGATTCCACAATTCTCTTATCGCCTCATAGCACCACCAGAAAATAACtacttcaaataataaatttaaatccgTTGAGAGAATACATTATTTCCTTAACTTTACTTCAAAATTCTTCTaccattttcatttctttaattCTATTTGTAATAGTATTCCATAGTTTTCTTCCTCGATTAACAAACGAAAACATATGCTTGGTAATTATGGTGATTAGACCAGGCAGCTCGTTCGACCATATACCTAACCGGAAACGTACctgaaaacaataaaagttacttattgttaaATTTAAACATCATTAGTGGGTGCtataaaatgtttctttttttttgccatcaGCAGGTAAAATTTGTGGCTATACATACTTTAATCTCAGAAAGTCATTTGAATATTATGTGCAAAGTAAACGGATCGTATTATTTTGGAGAAATTGATTCGGGTTCACTAGTGACTGAAACTTCCCAATCGATACTGGAttacaatataaaatatacggaggctatatagaaaaatagaacaattttaaaatgtaacCTGGAAcaaaaagttttagcttttgaAGTATTCCTATTTTTCGTGATAACATCGATGATATATACTTAACATGGCTCCTAAACGACAAAGTATCattaaatgtaatattttgacatttaaaacatAACTTCCTGTTAGTCTCATCAAAACTGTGATTTGTTCGAGTAATTCACAAATAATATGTATCTCTtctcgaaaataaaataaaactgctTTTAACAGGATGTTCTGTTTGTTTACTCACTATTGAAACTCTATCTATCGATGACTCAGCCAATACAATTAATCTATTCTCTGTTCTTGCAAGACAAACAAACGACATTTCATCAGCAAACATTAGAACTCTCACTTCTTTTGGATCATGGTGTAAATCAAGATTATTTTTGATAGTTAAAATATTctgacatataaaaataataacgaTCTAATAACGGAACATTGTAGAACTCCGCTTGTTATGAGGGAACTTGATAAACGTCTTTAATCAGTCTGAATATACTAAAGCCATCCTGCTAAGAATGCACGCAGGAAGCTAAGCATGCGAACTTTTATATCATAAGGTTCACCCTTGATAAGCAGCAACTCATGGTctactatgtcaaaagctttgtTAAATCTGTGTATATTGCTAGAATCTTATATCCTTAGTTCATTGGTTTATTGATTTCACTATTAAATATGATATAGCTGGTTTCCTGTGTTATGACGCCTAAATCCATTTCGAGACGGATTTAACGCTTTACAGCAAATTTAGATGTGCGTTAAGGTagacagaaacaaaaatttccagAAAATCTGACAATAAAAGAACAATTGAAATGGGTCTATAATTTCCCAAGCTATTATCCTCACCACCTTAATGGACTAAAGTCACACGAGCTACTTTAAAACATAGTAGGAAGAAACTGTCTTTTAGTGCACAATTAGTAAGGGACACAAGAGGCTGCTAGATTAATGGCAGAATAAATGTAGCCACTCCAAATGATACAGCATCTCTATATCAGATGTGTTACTTTTCATTTCATAGAGATAATCCCGGCAAATTTATAAGACAAGTTATTCTCATGCTCCCAAAGCGTGCCCTTTTGAAGGGTTGATAATTCTTGAATTTAATGCTTGTAAGTCATActacataaaatcaaaatatcaatGCAGATGAAATAATATATCGTAGATGTAGATGTTGAATACCCTGTAGACCTGTCATCTTACTTTTTGATGGATTATATGATTGAAGATACTCATCagcttgattttcttaatttcctAAAACGTTGTAAGTAaagaatttcttgttgttttacATGAACATTTTCTATTTAGAAGTTGCTGTTGGAAATTATGCTGAACCATGATCCTGACTCTCGCCCTACAACATATGGAATTAGGGCTAGACCTCCATTACGAGAACAGGTGAGATGTTTTAACTCTTTGGCAGTTTTTCCGTATTTGTGAGTTGTGTCTGTAAATACGTGTGTGTCTCTTGCTTAAACATGTCTGTTTCTACGCTAGCTGTATATGCAAATttttgtgataattttttttttcttttgttcgcATTTTACCAAACAGTCAGGGAAATTGTCGTATctgaaaaatcaaactttaaaataaagaattttggcttcattttccaattatttttagataaaattGCTCGTTTTGATTCTAATGCTACTGATCTGATTCTAATGATTCTAATCTGCATTCATCTCCGAAACCTGATTGATAATCTGAATTCATCTTGAGTTGCTTGAACGGTTTGATTTCCATCCTAAATTCTCCTTATGTGTGTGCCGACATTCAGtggaaattcaatatttttaaattttgttattattattatttttattgttttgaaacttCTAATTGATAGTGAGTCCCTATCTAGATGTGACGAGCCAATAAAGACAATTTAAAGCAATATTTTCTCACGTTTTCGCCGATGCAGAGCCTTTAAGATAAATGACTATTCCTCATAGAACCCCTTAAAATAtattccgtatctctttcataattttttcctcGTAGTCCAAAAACTTCAATTAATTGTTTCACCCTTTCGCATTGAAAAGACAACCTTTTGTTGCGGATCTAAAAATGTGTGGCAGAGAGTGCTCTAAAATTGTCGAAGTTCAGCCCAGAAAAGATAATTGGCGAGTTGTTACAGCTAGCAAGGCTATCTGTATAAACGATTACCTGCCAACTGATTACTGCTCTTCGCAATCagagaataaattcataaatgctTGCAAAAAGCTAGCGAGTTTTGTGAAGGGAGTTTCAAAGCGTCCAAATGCTCGAGTTTTGATCAcaggagactttaattgtgacTTAACAGACAATTCATCGCCAAGAACCCAACTCCTTCtgaattccctccccccttcctacTCAGTTGCTGCCAAAACATAAACTTTCACGTTTATTGGTGTCCTGTCAGCGACTTCTAACCTTGATCATTTTGTTGCATCTTTCCCCTGTGAAACTGTCCAGGTAATTTGTGATGGCGTTTA is part of the Artemia franciscana chromosome 1, ASM3288406v1, whole genome shotgun sequence genome and harbors:
- the LOC136025623 gene encoding eukaryotic translation initiation factor 2-alpha kinase 3-like isoform X3, with protein sequence MWQYGIKFFQLLFTTIQLRWINTDGSMEKKIRYWINGERFYTYKVDIYSLGIIFFELLVAAQLAATWQYDLELKQIKFPALFSKYHPKEKLLLEIMLNHDPDSRPTTYGIRARPPLREQIMK
- the LOC136025623 gene encoding probable serine/threonine-protein kinase ifkC isoform X2, with the translated sequence MWQYGIKFFQLLFTTIQLRWINTDGSMEKKIRYWINGERFYTYKVDIYSLGIIFFELLVAAQLAATWQYDLELKQIKFPALFSKYHPKEKLLLEIMLNHDPDSRPTTYGIRARPPLREQMNRLVCQFYSVTTNSLVK